The Hymenobacter sp. DG01 genome has a segment encoding these proteins:
- a CDS encoding glycosyltransferase, translating into MGSGAWIATLALLGLNGAYLWQMLRFREAWQRQAASGGRVVEEPQVAEAAAAAAETSGAPEEAATPGFSIIVAARNEAENLPNLLDDLRQQNLIPGGVELIVVDDHSTDDTARIVTAAARDLPFPVLLVQLAQLPGAPTGKKAAVQAAVQVARAPWVLLTDADCRVPAGWVQAYAKLAAADATARFISGPVLLTGSGWLATLQGLELAGLVGVGAASIGLNRPTMCNGANLGYRRADFFAVNGYQGNEAVPSGDDEFLLHKLHAAFPGSIRFLAQEAALVRTAAQPTVRQLLRQRVRWASKWRHYQTAAPQRLAVLVLLSNLTFPVGVGLWWFGVVSGVGVLSAWAIKLLADVVFLRPVLRFLGRPGWLWWVPILQLAYGPYALVTGLLGLRGSYKWKGRRLGAK; encoded by the coding sequence ATGGGCAGCGGCGCCTGGATAGCCACCTTGGCCCTGCTGGGCCTCAACGGCGCCTACCTCTGGCAGATGCTGCGGTTTCGGGAGGCGTGGCAGCGGCAGGCGGCATCAGGAGGTAGGGTAGTTGAAGAGCCACAGGTAGCAGAAGCAGCGGCAGCCGCTGCTGAAACCAGCGGAGCTCCAGAAGAAGCTGCAACTCCCGGCTTTTCCATCATCGTAGCGGCCCGCAACGAGGCCGAAAACCTGCCCAACCTACTCGACGACTTACGCCAGCAAAACCTGATTCCGGGTGGGGTAGAGCTGATTGTGGTCGATGATCATTCGACCGACGACACGGCCCGCATTGTAACCGCAGCGGCGCGGGATTTGCCGTTTCCGGTGCTGCTGGTGCAGCTGGCGCAGCTGCCCGGGGCACCCACCGGCAAGAAAGCCGCCGTGCAAGCGGCCGTGCAGGTAGCCCGCGCCCCCTGGGTCCTCCTCACCGATGCCGATTGCCGGGTGCCCGCCGGCTGGGTGCAGGCCTACGCAAAGCTGGCCGCTGCGGACGCCACCGCCCGCTTCATCAGCGGCCCCGTGCTCCTGACGGGCAGCGGCTGGCTGGCAACGCTGCAGGGCCTGGAGTTAGCCGGATTGGTAGGGGTAGGGGCTGCCAGTATTGGCCTGAACCGCCCTACCATGTGCAACGGCGCCAACCTAGGCTACCGCCGCGCCGATTTCTTTGCCGTGAATGGCTACCAGGGCAACGAGGCCGTGCCCAGCGGCGACGATGAGTTTCTGCTGCACAAGCTGCACGCCGCCTTTCCCGGCAGCATCCGGTTTCTGGCCCAGGAAGCGGCTCTGGTCCGCACGGCGGCCCAGCCTACGGTGCGCCAGCTACTGCGGCAGCGGGTGCGCTGGGCCAGCAAGTGGCGCCACTACCAAACCGCCGCCCCGCAACGCCTGGCGGTGCTGGTGCTGCTGAGCAACCTCACGTTTCCGGTGGGGGTAGGGCTGTGGTGGTTTGGGGTGGTTTCGGGGGTAGGGGTACTGAGTGCTTGGGCCATCAAGCTCCTGGCCGACGTAGTGTTTCTGCGGCCGGTGTTGCGGTTTCTGGGGCGACCGGGGTGGCTGTGGTGGGTGCCGATCCTGCAGCTGGCCTACGGGCCCTACGCCCTGGTCACCGGCCTATTGGGGCTGCGCGGCAGCTATAAATGGAAGGGCCGAAGGTTGGGCGCTAAGTAG
- a CDS encoding ABC transporter permease, whose protein sequence is MAVTTAPVAAASVARPPSYYVRQRLLRNAPAMLGLGFIVLCTLVALLGYWVLPDNSPNANNGLVQLQKEAPGFRATVLRLALPDSARAGGSNFLRTWWEGQAPQVQEVPIGGYRFQGDSLLTTPYQNHSALADQPQAYPLSAVTGHAGPAAALRQEIEQDHIVPRTYWLGTDKAGRDELSRLLLGTRVSLGIGLVAVLISVALGMLIGAVAGYVGGWVDSLLLGLMTVVWSIPGIMLVIAISLALDSKGVWTSFVAVGLTMWVDVARVVRGQMLSLREKTFVEAGRVLGLPQSRLIARHLLPNMIGPLIVLATSNFAAAILLEAGLSFLGLGVQPPAPSWGLMVNEGFQLLGTAAGFWLTLLPGLAISLLVLSFNLLGNGLRDAYDPKTPLS, encoded by the coding sequence GTGGCAGTTACTACGGCTCCCGTAGCCGCCGCTTCCGTGGCCCGGCCGCCCAGCTACTACGTGCGCCAGCGCCTGCTGCGCAACGCGCCGGCCATGCTGGGGCTGGGCTTTATCGTGCTGTGCACGCTGGTGGCACTGCTGGGCTACTGGGTGCTGCCCGATAACTCGCCCAACGCCAACAACGGCCTGGTGCAGCTCCAGAAAGAAGCCCCCGGCTTCCGGGCTACCGTGCTGCGCCTGGCCCTGCCCGATTCGGCCCGCGCCGGGGGTAGCAACTTCCTGCGTACCTGGTGGGAAGGCCAGGCTCCGCAGGTTCAGGAAGTGCCCATCGGGGGCTACCGTTTCCAGGGCGATTCGCTCCTGACCACGCCTTACCAAAACCACTCCGCCCTCGCCGACCAGCCGCAGGCCTACCCCCTGTCGGCCGTGACGGGCCACGCCGGGCCCGCGGCGGCGCTTCGTCAGGAGATAGAGCAGGATCACATTGTGCCGCGCACCTACTGGCTGGGCACCGACAAAGCCGGCCGCGACGAGCTGAGCCGCCTGCTGCTGGGCACCCGCGTGAGCCTGGGCATTGGGCTGGTGGCCGTCCTGATTTCCGTGGCGTTGGGGATGCTTATTGGGGCCGTAGCGGGCTACGTGGGGGGCTGGGTCGATAGTTTGCTGCTGGGCCTGATGACGGTGGTGTGGAGCATTCCGGGCATCATGCTGGTTATTGCCATTTCCCTGGCCCTCGACAGCAAAGGCGTCTGGACCTCCTTCGTGGCCGTGGGCCTGACGATGTGGGTGGATGTGGCCCGCGTGGTGCGGGGCCAGATGCTGAGCCTACGCGAAAAAACCTTCGTGGAAGCCGGCCGCGTACTGGGCCTGCCCCAGAGCCGCCTGATTGCCCGCCACCTCTTACCCAATATGATTGGCCCCCTGATTGTGCTGGCAACCAGCAACTTCGCGGCGGCCATTCTGCTGGAAGCCGGCCTGAGCTTCCTGGGGCTGGGGGTGCAGCCGCCGGCGCCCTCCTGGGGGCTGATGGTGAACGAAGGCTTTCAGCTGCTGGGCACCGCGGCCGGTTTCTGGCTGACGCTGCTGCCGGGTCTGGCTATCAGTCTGCTGGTGCTGAGCTTCAACCTGTTAGGTAACGGCTTGCGCGATGCTTACGACCCCAAAACTCCGCTGAGCTAA
- a CDS encoding cytochrome c, with the protein MNKAWLEVVMPASLVLIFCTIMVFGFSMSGLLSQPEQVETALAGGLAKPTAEPAMPTQQPTGPDAAAIAAGDALFKGNCAQCHDVNEVVVGPALAGIAKRRPISWIIPWVKNSSKMVAKGDEYAVKIFNQYQKQEMPSFQLTDREIKAIVTYIEFQEQHIEHSIPTGAVAYR; encoded by the coding sequence ATGAATAAGGCGTGGTTAGAAGTTGTGATGCCGGCTAGTTTGGTGCTGATTTTCTGTACGATTATGGTGTTTGGATTTTCAATGAGCGGGCTGCTATCCCAGCCTGAGCAGGTGGAGACGGCACTAGCGGGCGGGCTTGCTAAGCCAACAGCCGAGCCCGCTATGCCAACACAACAGCCAACCGGCCCTGATGCCGCTGCAATTGCCGCCGGTGATGCTCTGTTCAAAGGCAATTGCGCTCAATGTCATGATGTGAACGAAGTGGTGGTAGGACCAGCCCTAGCTGGCATTGCCAAGCGCCGACCTATATCCTGGATCATTCCCTGGGTGAAAAACTCCAGCAAAATGGTGGCAAAGGGCGATGAGTATGCAGTGAAGATTTTCAACCAGTACCAGAAGCAGGAGATGCCCAGTTTCCAGCTCACCGACCGGGAAATCAAAGCTATTGTTACGTATATCGAATTCCAGGAGCAGCATATTGAACACTCTATCCCTACAGGGGCGGTTGCCTACAGATAA
- a CDS encoding KTSC domain-containing protein: MQRRPIRSSSLKAVGYNAATLTLEIEYRHGGLVRYTGVPAATYEALLQVPGKAMFVEQVVERGGYGREQVRG; this comes from the coding sequence ATGCAACGCCGCCCTATCCGCTCTTCTTCCTTGAAAGCCGTTGGCTACAATGCCGCTACCCTCACGCTGGAAATAGAGTACCGGCACGGTGGGCTGGTGCGCTACACCGGGGTGCCGGCCGCTACTTACGAGGCGCTGCTGCAGGTGCCGGGCAAGGCCATGTTCGTGGAGCAGGTGGTGGAGCGCGGCGGCTACGGGCGCGAGCAGGTACGGGGGTAG
- a CDS encoding lysylphosphatidylglycerol synthase transmembrane domain-containing protein: MSAPHLQNYVQKPEEPASRRRGLVVAGKLFITLLTLGLLWHSVVADEATAAAWRGLLRRTLSGEGRGPVVLALLLMPLNWGLEAWKWWRLARHLEPVSFRRSFRAVLVGLTLGFVTPNRVGDYAGRIIELKSRRLDALGAVFLGRYCQLVATVVAGTAGLLYFLLRFYLVGYPAAQVGVGLATLLLNAAVLLPLYYSQMLVAAVQAVRPLRRFSRFLAVMPTYPARALTAVLLISSLRYAVFCAQFGLLLWAYGVQAPVGPALAAVAGTFLLKSLVPSLNALADVGVRELSATHLFGLLGEPVLPVLSASLSLWVLNIAVPSAIGLVFVLRMKVLRKRQKSWPAPVAS, translated from the coding sequence TTGTCTGCGCCTCACCTACAAAACTACGTCCAAAAGCCGGAAGAACCGGCCTCTCGGCGGCGCGGACTGGTAGTAGCGGGCAAACTCTTCATCACGCTGCTCACGCTGGGGCTGCTCTGGCACTCCGTAGTGGCCGATGAAGCCACGGCTGCCGCCTGGCGGGGCCTGCTCCGGCGCACCCTCAGCGGTGAAGGCCGGGGCCCGGTGGTGCTGGCTTTGCTGCTCATGCCCCTCAACTGGGGGCTGGAAGCCTGGAAATGGTGGCGCCTGGCCCGGCATCTGGAGCCGGTATCGTTTCGGCGCAGCTTCCGGGCGGTGCTGGTGGGCCTCACCCTGGGGTTCGTGACTCCCAACCGGGTAGGCGACTACGCCGGCCGCATCATCGAGCTGAAAAGTCGGCGGCTCGATGCCCTGGGGGCGGTATTTCTGGGGCGCTACTGTCAGCTGGTGGCTACGGTAGTGGCCGGCACGGCGGGGCTGCTGTATTTTCTGCTGCGGTTTTACCTGGTGGGCTACCCGGCGGCCCAGGTGGGGGTAGGGCTGGCTACGCTGCTGCTGAACGCGGCCGTTTTGCTACCCCTCTATTACTCCCAAATGCTGGTGGCGGCCGTGCAGGCCGTGCGTCCGCTCCGGCGCTTCAGCCGGTTTCTGGCCGTAATGCCCACTTACCCCGCCCGCGCCCTCACGGCCGTGCTGCTGATTTCCAGTTTGCGCTACGCCGTGTTCTGCGCGCAATTCGGGTTGCTGCTATGGGCCTACGGGGTGCAGGCGCCGGTAGGACCGGCCCTGGCCGCCGTAGCCGGCACGTTTCTGCTGAAGTCGTTGGTGCCCTCGCTCAACGCCCTCGCCGACGTGGGTGTGCGGGAGCTGTCGGCCACCCACTTGTTTGGTTTGCTGGGCGAGCCGGTGCTGCCTGTGCTCAGCGCCAGCCTGAGCTTGTGGGTGCTGAATATCGCCGTGCCCAGCGCCATTGGGCTGGTGTTCGTGCTGCGGATGAAGGTGCTGCGCAAGCGCCAGAAAAGCTGGCCCGCGCCGGTTGCTTCCTGA
- a CDS encoding PP2C family protein-serine/threonine phosphatase, whose product MPTITPEKRLFLKERELGALLEITQAINQDPTEAALYKIFQFTLLGQLNIRRLVLYVKEEGKWQCTVSFGAGLPDFYKIALPAAILENCTSVPCPLSSFGNLGPAWQHLETVIPVVQNGEVLAYVLIGNVHEDYASEEATKFLQTLSNILIGAIENRRLARQRVAAAAMRKEIEIAQEVQTMLFPRKLPNDAHVAVHASYVPHTAVGGDYYDVVSLDADRFLFCVADVSGKGVAASLLMSNFQAGLRTLLRQQADLGTVAQELNNLIFRNAGGDKFITVFFGLYNRATRELQYVNAGHNDPLLIPDSGPILLLKEGSIMLGVMDELPMLKVGTIYVPPRTLLLSYTDGLTEVFDEDQNEFGEEGVLRVLRHNRYAPLPTVHRELLREIEAHNASGAGFADDVTILSCRFK is encoded by the coding sequence ATGCCAACGATTACTCCCGAAAAGCGCCTGTTCCTGAAGGAGCGTGAGCTGGGGGCGCTACTGGAAATCACCCAGGCCATCAACCAGGACCCTACCGAGGCCGCGCTGTACAAGATCTTCCAGTTTACCCTGCTCGGCCAGCTCAATATCCGGCGGCTGGTGCTCTACGTGAAAGAGGAAGGCAAGTGGCAGTGCACGGTGTCGTTCGGGGCCGGCCTGCCCGATTTTTATAAAATCGCCCTGCCCGCCGCCATTCTGGAAAACTGCACCAGCGTCCCGTGTCCCCTTAGCAGCTTCGGCAACCTGGGCCCGGCGTGGCAGCACCTGGAAACCGTTATTCCGGTGGTACAGAACGGAGAGGTGCTGGCTTACGTGCTCATCGGCAACGTGCACGAGGACTACGCCAGCGAGGAAGCTACCAAGTTTCTGCAGACGCTGAGCAACATCCTCATTGGGGCCATTGAAAACCGGCGCCTGGCCCGGCAGCGGGTAGCGGCGGCGGCCATGCGCAAGGAAATTGAAATTGCCCAGGAAGTGCAAACCATGCTCTTCCCGCGCAAGCTCCCCAACGACGCCCACGTAGCCGTGCATGCTTCCTACGTGCCCCACACGGCCGTAGGCGGCGACTACTACGACGTGGTAAGCCTGGATGCCGACCGGTTTCTGTTCTGCGTGGCCGACGTTTCGGGCAAGGGCGTGGCGGCTTCCTTGCTGATGTCGAACTTCCAAGCCGGGCTGCGCACCCTGCTGCGCCAGCAGGCCGATTTGGGCACCGTAGCCCAGGAGCTCAACAACCTCATCTTCCGCAACGCCGGTGGCGACAAGTTCATTACCGTCTTTTTCGGCCTCTACAACCGCGCTACCCGGGAGCTGCAGTACGTTAACGCCGGCCACAACGACCCCCTGCTGATTCCGGATTCCGGCCCGATTCTGCTGCTGAAGGAAGGCTCTATTATGCTGGGTGTAATGGACGAGCTGCCTATGCTGAAGGTAGGCACCATCTACGTGCCCCCGCGCACCCTGCTACTCTCTTACACCGATGGCCTGACGGAAGTGTTCGATGAAGATCAGAATGAGTTCGGTGAGGAAGGCGTGCTGCGGGTGCTGCGCCACAACCGCTACGCCCCACTGCCCACCGTGCACCGCGAGCTGCTCCGCGAAATCGAGGCCCATAACGCCAGCGGCGCCGGCTTCGCCGACGACGTAACTATCCTGAGTTGTCGGTTCAAGTGA
- the ruvC gene encoding crossover junction endodeoxyribonuclease RuvC produces MILPLASADLLPKVIMGVDPGTQIMGYAVIEVQGQQVNVLRYDVIDMKKLGTNHALKLKRIYERMTELIEEFLPDELAIEAPFFGVNVQSMLKLGRAQGVAIAACLSRQIPYVEYAPTKVKQAVTGSGNATKEQVAHMLRQTLKLPPIEEAPKFLDATDALAVAMCHHYQKGNNVKAGGKSWGKFLADNPGKLAAPVAGKKATAAKKKPAA; encoded by the coding sequence ATGATTCTACCCCTTGCCTCTGCCGATCTGCTGCCCAAAGTGATTATGGGCGTTGACCCCGGTACCCAGATCATGGGCTACGCCGTGATTGAGGTACAGGGCCAGCAGGTGAACGTGCTGCGCTACGATGTCATCGACATGAAGAAGCTCGGCACCAACCACGCCCTCAAGCTCAAAAGAATCTATGAGCGCATGACGGAGCTGATTGAGGAGTTTCTGCCCGATGAGCTGGCTATTGAAGCACCCTTCTTCGGGGTGAACGTGCAGAGTATGTTGAAGTTGGGCCGCGCCCAGGGGGTAGCCATTGCCGCCTGCCTCTCCCGCCAGATTCCGTACGTGGAGTACGCGCCCACCAAAGTAAAGCAGGCAGTAACGGGCTCCGGCAACGCCACCAAGGAGCAGGTGGCCCACATGCTTCGCCAGACGCTGAAGCTGCCCCCCATCGAAGAAGCGCCCAAGTTCCTCGACGCCACCGACGCCCTGGCCGTGGCCATGTGCCATCACTACCAAAAGGGCAACAACGTGAAAGCCGGCGGCAAAAGCTGGGGCAAGTTCCTGGCCGACAACCCCGGCAAGCTAGCCGCCCCCGTAGCCGGCAAGAAAGCCACCGCCGCGAAGAAAAAGCCAGCAGCATAA
- a CDS encoding efflux RND transporter periplasmic adaptor subunit produces MNRTFTLMLMGLGLLYGSTSCSEKKHEKEEKVKFLVTSPLQKDTTITKDYVAQIHAYQHIELRALEKGYLQKIFVDEGQQVREGQMMFQIMPLLYQAELKKAQAEAKFVNIEYQNTKKLADGNIVSPNELALSQAKLEKAKAEVSLAQTHLQFTAIKAPFNGIMDHFQARLGSLVDEGDLLTTLSDNSKMWVYYNVPEAEYLSYKSHAQSDSPLQVKLRMANNEVFDYPGVVQTIEADFNNETGNIAFRATFPNPKGLLRNGETGSVLMTVPLKNAVIIPQKATFEVLEKKFVYVVDGKNKVHQKEVTVAAEMPDLYIISSGLRADDKIMLEGIRKVKDGDKISFHYQEPKSVIAHLKTYSE; encoded by the coding sequence ATGAACCGCACGTTCACGCTCATGCTCATGGGCTTGGGGCTCTTGTACGGCAGTACAAGCTGCTCCGAAAAAAAGCACGAAAAGGAAGAAAAGGTAAAATTCCTGGTTACCAGCCCTCTGCAGAAGGACACGACCATCACCAAGGACTACGTAGCCCAGATTCATGCCTACCAGCACATTGAGTTGCGGGCCCTGGAAAAAGGCTACCTCCAGAAGATTTTCGTGGACGAGGGCCAGCAGGTGCGCGAGGGGCAGATGATGTTCCAGATCATGCCCCTGCTCTACCAGGCCGAGCTGAAGAAAGCCCAGGCCGAGGCCAAGTTCGTGAACATCGAGTACCAGAACACCAAGAAGCTGGCCGATGGCAACATCGTGTCGCCCAACGAATTGGCCCTGTCGCAGGCCAAGCTGGAGAAAGCCAAGGCGGAAGTTTCGCTGGCCCAGACCCACCTGCAGTTCACCGCCATTAAGGCTCCCTTCAATGGCATCATGGACCACTTCCAGGCGCGGCTCGGTAGTCTGGTAGATGAGGGCGACTTGCTCACTACCCTCTCCGACAACAGCAAGATGTGGGTGTACTACAACGTGCCGGAAGCAGAATACCTGTCCTACAAATCGCACGCGCAGTCCGATAGCCCCTTGCAGGTAAAGCTGCGCATGGCCAACAACGAGGTGTTCGACTACCCCGGCGTGGTACAGACTATTGAGGCCGACTTCAACAACGAAACCGGCAACATTGCCTTCCGGGCCACCTTCCCCAACCCCAAAGGCCTGCTGCGCAACGGCGAAACGGGCTCGGTGCTGATGACCGTACCGCTCAAAAACGCTGTGATTATTCCGCAGAAAGCCACCTTCGAAGTGCTCGAGAAAAAATTCGTGTACGTGGTGGATGGCAAGAACAAGGTGCACCAGAAAGAGGTGACCGTGGCCGCTGAGATGCCCGACCTCTACATCATCTCCTCGGGGTTGAGGGCCGACGACAAGATCATGCTGGAAGGCATCCGGAAAGTGAAAGATGGCGACAAAATCAGCTTCCACTATCAGGAGCCGAAGTCGGTCATCGCCCACCTGAAAACCTATTCTGAATAG
- a CDS encoding efflux RND transporter permease subunit — protein sequence MFSKFLRRPVFAIVISVVILFLGMLAINTLPTSQFPEISPPMVMVSTAYPGASAKVLTESVLIPLEQAINGVPGMKYMTSDAVSAGEANIQIVFNLGTDPEQAVVNVNTRIAQVLNRLPVLVQREGVVVNRVVPNMLMYVNLYSKDKNTDMRYLFNFAGVNMLPEIQRIDGIGRASILGSRQYAMRVWLKPDRMRAYNLSVDDVMEALNDQSVIGSPGRIGRSDGKEASALEYVLTYKGRFNDVEEYKNVIIKANANGETLRLKDVANVELGSEFYDIYSNLDGYPSAAIMLKQTYGSNAVDVIKSVKAKLEELKKTMPPGMDYKISYDVSNFLDASTENVIHTLRDAFILVALVVFLFLGDWRSTLIPIIAVPVSLVGAFIAMQAFGMTINMITLFALVLAIGIVVDDAIVVVEAVHAKMEEKHLSPYGAVREVVGEISGAIIAITILMTAVFVPVAFMSGPVGIFYRQFSITMASSIVISGIVALTLTPVLCAMILKNNHGQPRKKTPINRFIDWFNRGFERLTGRYVGFLEKLVDRRLITFLILMGFGLGIFGISSTLPSGFIPAEDQGMLYAIIQTPPGSTLERTNALSQQLSKLAKEVPGVESISSLAGYEVLTEGRGSNAGTLLIDLKPWDKRKQSIHDIVEGLEEKAKEIPGATIEFFEPPAVPGYGAAGGFQLQLLDKTSTGDYKALEKVNEDFMAELKKRKELAGLFTFFSANYPQYELQIDNQLAMQKGVSIGNAMNTLSIMVGSTYELGFIKYQRFFKVFVQASPEYRRLPKDILDMWVKNDKGEMVPFSAFMKIVKGQGANEINRYNMYPTASIRGDAAPGYSSGEAIKAVQEVAAKTLPRGYDIDWGGLSKDEVSRGNEAIYIFLVVIVFVYLVLAAQYESFLLPLAVIFSLPAGIFGSFLLIKGFGLANNIYAQVGLVMLVGLLGKNAVLIVEFAVQKREEGMSVRDAAIEGAKVRFRPILMTSFAFIAGLIPLVLAHGAGAIGNRTIGTSALGGMLFGTIFGVIIVPGLYYIFGSLADGRKLISDENEHPLSEFEPHVLVEEVEAHA from the coding sequence ATGTTCAGTAAATTTCTTCGTCGGCCAGTGTTTGCCATCGTTATATCGGTGGTGATTCTCTTCCTGGGCATGCTGGCCATCAATACCCTGCCCACCTCCCAGTTTCCGGAGATTTCGCCGCCCATGGTGATGGTGAGCACCGCCTACCCCGGAGCCAGCGCCAAAGTGCTGACCGAGTCGGTGCTGATTCCGCTGGAACAGGCCATCAACGGTGTGCCCGGCATGAAGTACATGACTTCTGACGCCGTGTCGGCCGGTGAGGCCAACATCCAGATTGTCTTCAACCTGGGCACCGACCCCGAGCAGGCCGTGGTGAACGTAAACACCCGTATTGCGCAGGTGCTCAACCGCTTGCCAGTACTGGTGCAGCGTGAGGGAGTAGTGGTAAACCGCGTGGTGCCCAACATGCTCATGTATGTAAACCTCTACAGCAAAGACAAGAATACCGATATGCGGTACCTCTTCAACTTTGCAGGGGTGAACATGCTGCCCGAAATCCAGCGCATCGACGGCATTGGCCGGGCCAGCATTCTGGGTTCCCGCCAGTACGCCATGCGCGTGTGGCTGAAGCCGGACCGCATGCGGGCCTACAACCTGTCGGTGGACGATGTGATGGAAGCCCTCAACGACCAGAGCGTGATTGGCTCGCCGGGCCGTATCGGCCGCTCCGATGGGAAAGAGGCTTCGGCGCTGGAATACGTGCTGACCTACAAGGGCCGCTTCAACGATGTGGAGGAGTATAAGAACGTTATCATCAAGGCCAACGCCAACGGTGAAACCCTCCGCCTCAAGGACGTGGCCAACGTGGAGCTGGGCTCCGAGTTCTACGACATCTACTCCAACCTCGATGGCTACCCCTCCGCAGCCATCATGCTCAAGCAAACCTACGGCTCCAACGCCGTGGACGTGATTAAGAGCGTGAAAGCGAAGCTGGAGGAGCTCAAGAAAACTATGCCGCCCGGCATGGACTACAAAATCAGCTACGACGTGTCGAACTTCCTCGACGCTTCCACCGAGAACGTAATTCACACCCTGCGCGACGCCTTTATTCTGGTGGCCCTAGTGGTGTTCCTGTTCCTGGGCGACTGGCGCTCCACGCTCATCCCGATTATTGCCGTGCCGGTTTCACTGGTGGGTGCCTTCATTGCCATGCAGGCTTTCGGGATGACCATCAACATGATTACTCTGTTCGCCCTGGTACTGGCTATTGGTATCGTGGTCGATGACGCCATTGTAGTGGTGGAAGCCGTGCACGCCAAGATGGAGGAAAAGCACCTCTCGCCCTACGGGGCGGTACGCGAGGTAGTGGGTGAAATCAGCGGCGCCATCATTGCCATTACCATTCTGATGACGGCCGTATTCGTGCCGGTAGCCTTCATGAGCGGCCCGGTGGGTATTTTCTACCGGCAGTTCTCGATTACCATGGCTTCGTCTATCGTCATTTCGGGTATTGTGGCCCTGACGCTGACGCCGGTGCTCTGCGCCATGATCCTGAAGAACAACCACGGCCAACCCCGCAAGAAAACGCCCATCAACCGGTTTATCGACTGGTTTAACCGGGGCTTCGAGCGCCTGACCGGCCGCTACGTGGGCTTCCTGGAAAAGCTGGTGGACCGCCGCCTCATCACCTTCCTGATTCTGATGGGCTTTGGGCTGGGCATTTTCGGCATCTCCTCTACCCTCCCTTCGGGCTTCATTCCAGCCGAAGACCAGGGCATGCTCTATGCCATCATCCAGACGCCGCCCGGCTCCACGCTGGAGCGCACCAACGCCCTCTCGCAACAGCTTTCTAAGCTGGCCAAAGAAGTACCCGGCGTGGAAAGCATTTCCTCTCTGGCTGGCTACGAGGTACTGACCGAGGGCCGCGGTTCCAACGCTGGCACCCTACTGATTGACCTCAAGCCCTGGGACAAGCGCAAGCAATCCATCCACGATATTGTAGAAGGACTGGAAGAAAAAGCCAAGGAAATTCCCGGCGCGACCATCGAATTCTTCGAGCCGCCAGCAGTTCCGGGCTACGGCGCCGCTGGTGGTTTCCAGCTGCAGCTGCTCGATAAAACCTCCACCGGCGACTACAAAGCGCTGGAAAAGGTAAACGAGGACTTCATGGCGGAGCTGAAGAAGCGCAAGGAACTGGCTGGCCTGTTCACGTTCTTCTCGGCAAACTACCCCCAGTACGAGTTGCAGATCGACAACCAACTGGCCATGCAGAAGGGCGTGAGCATCGGCAACGCCATGAACACGTTGAGCATCATGGTAGGCTCGACCTACGAGTTGGGCTTCATCAAGTACCAGCGCTTCTTCAAGGTGTTCGTGCAGGCCTCGCCCGAGTACCGCCGCCTGCCCAAGGACATCCTGGACATGTGGGTGAAGAATGACAAGGGCGAAATGGTGCCGTTCTCGGCCTTCATGAAGATTGTGAAGGGCCAGGGCGCCAACGAAATCAACCGCTACAACATGTACCCCACGGCCTCCATTCGCGGCGACGCGGCTCCGGGCTACAGCTCGGGTGAGGCCATCAAGGCGGTGCAGGAGGTAGCAGCCAAAACCCTACCCCGCGGCTACGACATCGACTGGGGTGGCCTCTCGAAGGACGAGGTAAGCCGGGGCAACGAAGCCATCTACATCTTCCTGGTGGTGATTGTGTTCGTGTACCTGGTGCTGGCCGCCCAGTACGAAAGCTTCCTGCTGCCGCTGGCCGTTATCTTTTCTTTGCCGGCCGGTATTTTCGGCTCCTTCCTGCTCATCAAGGGCTTCGGCCTGGCCAACAACATCTACGCTCAGGTGGGCCTCGTGATGCTGGTAGGCCTGTTAGGTAAAAACGCGGTGCTCATTGTAGAATTCGCGGTGCAGAAGCGCGAAGAAGGCATGTCGGTCCGCGACGCGGCCATTGAAGGCGCTAAAGTGCGTTTCCGCCCCATCCTGATGACCTCCTTCGCCTTTATTGCCGGCCTGATTCCGCTGGTACTAGCCCACGGGGCCGGGGCCATCGGTAACCGTACCATCGGTACCTCGGCCCTCGGGGGGATGCTGTTCGGGACGATTTTCGGGGTCATCATCGTGCCGGGCCTCTATTACATTTTCGGTTCCCTGGCCGATGGCCGCAAGCTGATCAGCGACGAAAACGAACATCCGCTGTCAGAATTCGAGCCGCACGTTTTAGTTGAAGAAGTTGAAGCTCATGCTTAA